From the Spirochaetota bacterium genome, the window CACTACAAGCTTTTTATTCATAAATCCTCGATTCGTATTCAAGTGCGGCCCCGGGGATGCCCCGCCACCGTCAGGTATCCGATTATACGCGTGCAGGGAATTATTCAAGAGAAATTTCCTCCATCTTTTTACCGGACGGCAGCCAATATTGCATTGACAGGAGAACGCCCCGATTTTTAGTTTAATATAAGAAGGGAATCTCATCCAAACCCAATCTAGGAGACACGTATGGACTTCAATCTTTCCGAAGAACAGCAGATGGTCAAGGATATGTGCCGGAAATTCGCGGATAACGAGCTCGCGCCCAAGGCGGCAGAGTACGACAAATCGCACGCCTTCCCGTGGGAACACGTCAAGAAGCTGGGCGAGATGGGCATGATGGGCGTCGTATATCCCGAAGAGTACAACGGCTCCGGGATGGATTACGTATGCTACGCGATCGCCGTCGAGGAACTTTCACGCGGGTGCGCATCGACCGGCGTCATCGTGTCCGCGCACAATTCGCTCTGCCTCTCACCCATCTACTATTTCGGCACGGAGGCGCAAAAGAAGAAATACCTCTCGAAGCTCTGCACCGGGGAATGGTTAGGCTGCTTCGGCCTCACCGAGCCCTCCGCCGGCAGCGACGCCGCGGGCACGAAGACCACCGCGGAGCTCAAGAACGGCAAATGGGTGCTTAACGGCACCAAGAACTTCATCACGAACGGCGGCGTCGCGAACGTGGCCGTGGCGATCGCGGTGACCGAAAAGGGAATCGGCCACAAGGGCCTCACCTTCTTCATCATCGAGAACACCACTCCCGGGTACTCCGTGGGCAAGAGCGAGGACAAGCTCGGCATCTGCGCCTCCTCCACCACCGAGCTCATCTTCGACAACTGCGAGATCCCCGAGGAGAATATCCTGGGCAAGAAGGGCGAGGGATTCAAGGTCGCGATGCATACCCTGGACGGCGGCCGTGTGGGCATTGCCGCGCAGGCGCTGGGCATTGCGCAGGCCGCGCTCGACGCGTCGGCGAAGTACGCCAAGGAGCGGGTGCAGTTCAACCAGCCCATCGCGAAGAACCAGGCCATCCAGTGGATGCTCGCCGACATGGCCACCGAGATCCAGGCGTCCCGCCTGCTCGTGTACCAGGCCGCGCAGCTGCTCACGGAAGGCCACGGCGACCGGCGCAAGGCGTCCAAGTTCGCAGCCATGGCCAAGCTCTACGCCTCCGAGGCCAGCCACCGCGTAACCCACAAGGCCATCCAGATTTTCGGCGGCTACGGCTACGTGAAGGACTACCCGGCGGAACGCTACTACCGCGATTCGCGCATCACGGAGATCTACGAGGGCACCTCGGAGATCCAGAGGCTCGTGATCGCGTCGAACGTGCTTGCGGAATATTGATTAACGCTTTCAGCGGATTCAATGAAAGGGGTGCGAGTGATCGCGCCCCTTTTTTGTTTGTACGCACGAGTATCTGGTTGGTGCGAAAAATATCGTATCAAACGCCATTTCCTGTTGACAGAAATGCCATATGTCGCTATCTTGTATGTCAGATGACATCATATCGAGGAACATAATGAATTACGATTTTCTACATTATATGTATAAGTTACCGCCCAAGGTGGTTAGCAGCATACACAATGACAACGAGCTGATCGAAGTTATTCGGAATAAATTCACTGCCGACAATGCCAGGAATTTTATTAATTTTTCGGAACTTTCATTAAACGAATGGTCAACCATATTACCTATATCAAAACGAACTCTACAGAGAGAACTTGAAAAAAAGCATAAAATTTTAGAATTTAAAGTTACTGAAACTTTTGTTGAAATTGGTGAAATATATTCCATTGGCCTTGAGGCATTTGATGAAAACAAAGAAAGGTTTAACAATTGGCTGAATACTGAAAATGCTTATTTCAACCATAAAAAACCCATCGAGATTATGGATTCGCACAAGGGACGCGATTTGATAAAAGCAGAATTAAACAGAATTGAATATAGTGAATTCAGCTAATGGTTCTTTATCGGGTCTCAAAACTTCGTCATGCTGATGATTTAAGTGGAAAGGGAGCGGAACTACCGGGTGGGCGCTGGAACAAGAAGGGCTATCCGGCAATATATTTAGCTGAAAATATCTCACTTGCCATTCTTGAGACAATTGTTCATTGCCAATGCATCAATGATTTGCATAATAGATTGATATTATCATTCGAAGTACCCGATTCATCCATAAAAGTTTATAACCGCTCTTTATTACCTCCAGACTGGAATTCTATTCCCTGGAATAATTATACAATCGAAAACGGCACTATTTGGCTTGAATCACGGGAAACATTATTGCTTAAAGTTCCTTCTTCAATTGTTCCAAACGAAAATATTTTTATTTTAAATCCCAAACACGTCGATTTTCAAAATGTAAGAATAATAAATCGAGAAATATTACAGCCGGATAATCGTCTCGTTTTAGCACAAACATAACGCGTCGTACGCCACAACCAGCGCAACATCGGGTATGCTTTGACGTTATAGGACATTTTGTATTGGCTTTTTGTATTTGATATTTAACATTATCTATTTGTGACTTGTAAAAGTGAAACAAGTATAATATTTACCATGGATGAATCAAAACAATGCAGGATGAATATTTTTCAGTCTTGATCTTGATAATAACATCAATTTCTATGTTATATTATATTTTGCCCAAAAATGGAGACAGAGAATTTTATAAAGACTTTTCAAATTATAATTTCTGTCTAAACGTTGCTGATGAAGATTTAATTATGGAAATCTTTACATCTTCAAATGAAAATGAAATAATGATTTATCGAATTATACTAGATGCTCATAACATTAATTATTACATAATCAATTCAATTTTTCATCATCTATATCCAGGACCATATATTTGGGGTTATAATGTAGCAAGATTTTATATAAAACGAAGTGATTATAAATCTGCATTTGAATTGTTAGTCGATTATAAAATATCCACAAGTAACCTTAAACCACAAACAAGGACAAAAGTAAAAATTAGAAATATATTTGAAGCTTTAGTTTTAGGATGGATAATTCACGAAAAAGAGTTTAAAGGTAATACATATCTTGCAAAGCATAAATATAAATGAAACATATTATTATATAATGATGATTTAATAAAATATTGTTGTGAAACCATTACAAAACGTCATACAACCCCCCAGTGTCAAGATAGTTGTCGCCTCATAAGGAGGAGGCAACAATGAAGTACAGTAAAGTTTCCCCAAGTGTCAGATTTCGATTCATTTTGTTATTGCATTTCTTCCCCCCTCCCCCCTCATTATTCCTCCTGCACAGCGCGATGAATCATTACGTACGGAGCTTCACCATGAAAATCCTCGACGGCGGCCTGGAGCTCGTTCCCGGCTACACCTTTTCCGCGATCGAATGCGGCATCAAGTACGCGGGTCGGCTCGACTTTTCGCTCATTTTTTCGGAGAAACCGTGCCGCGCGGCCGGGGCGTTCACCACGAATCGCATCTTTGCCGCGCCGGTCCGCCTGTGCAGGGAGCGTATCGGCGGAACGGTGCACGGCGTGCTCATCAACGCGACGAACGCGAACGCGTGCACGGGCGACGAGGGGTACCGCAACGCCGTGGCGCTCACGCGCGAGACCGCCCTGAAGCTTGCCGTTCCGGCGGACTCCCTGCTCATGGCCTCGACCGGCGTTATCGGCGTCCAGCTCCCCGCGGATAAGATGCGCGCATCGGTCCCGTCGCTCGTAGGGGGGCTTTCCCGCGAGGCGGGCGCGGTCGTCCCCAGGGCGATTATGACCACGGACACGTATCCCAAGGCGGCCGCGGCGTCCTTCGAAACCTCGGCGGGCGCGTTCACTATCGCGGGCACGGCCAAAGGCGTGGGCATGATCGCGCCCAATATGGCGACGCTGCTCGCCTTTCTCGTCACCGATGCGCCCCTGGCGGGCCCGGTCATGGATGGGGTTTTCGGGCGGTGCATAGCGCGCTCGCTCAACGCGATCACCATCGACGGGGACATGTCGACCAACGACACCGCAATCCTCCTTGCCCCCCGTGCGGACGCGCCCCTGGGCGATCCCCGCGACGCGGAGGCGTTCGAGGAGGCGCTCCTGTACGTCCTCACGCGTCTCGCGGAGCTCCTCGTGCGGGACGGTGAAGGCGCCACCAAGTTCGTGACGGTCGACGTGACGCGCGCCGAATCCGACGACGACGCGCGGCGCGCCGCCCGGTCAATCGCCGAATCCCTGCTCGTGAAAACCGCCCTTTTCGGGAATGATCCCAACTGGGGGCGCATCGCATGCGCGGCGGGCTACTCCGGGGCCGCCCTGTCCGAGGACACGCTCTCGGTGAGCATCAACGGGGTGCTTCTTCTTTCCCGCGGGGTCCCGCAGGCGGTCAACCGAAAAGAGGTGATCGAAAAGATGAGCGTAAAGGACCTGATCATCGAGCTCGATATCGGCCGGGGGACGGGAAGCGCACGATTCTATACGAGCGATATCTCGTACGACTATGTGAAGATCAACGCGGAGTACACGACATAATATCAGGGGGCGCATTATTTCATTCTTGACGAATCCGCGATTGTGCCCCATATTACCCCAATGAGATCACTACCATCGCGAACTGCCGGGATTCTCACCGCAGGGTTCATTTCCCTCATAATCCTGGGCGGAGCCGCCCGCCCGGCGCTTGCGCAAAAAGACATCCAGACCCATAGGGACGCCGACCTCAAGGGCAAGGTCATCGTCTACCATTTCCAGAACACGGGGAAATCGACCGAGTTCGGATACTATTCGTATATCATACCCGAAAACATAGCCACCGACATCAAGAGGTCCGATAAATTCACAGTCCAGACGTTTCCGGTGGTCATGGAGTACGTCGATCAATCGGCCCCCGCCGAACAGCAGAAAAACCGCATACGCCTGCTTGCCGACAGGGGCAGGGAATTCGACGCGCAGTACGTGATCACCGGCAGCTTTTCGGTCGAGGGAAGGATAATCCGGATCAGGACCCAGATATTCGACGTTCACGAGCTCAAGATGCGCGATATCAGCGAAACCACCGAGGAGCTGGGGGCGCTCCTCCTGGTGATCATCGACCAGATATCCACAAGAATCAATACCGAACTGCAGAAAGACATCGAGATCAAGAAGGTGCACGCGACGGCGTCCCCCTTCCTCCCCTTTTATGAACGCATCAAGGGAGCAACGCTGGGCCTGACCCACGGCCAGGCCGATATCTCCGGAGACTGGGGGGATATCTACGACGGTAAGGCAACGATGATGTCCCTGTCGTTCGCCTATGACCTCTCGTACTTTACCAATCAGCCGATCTACAGGGACCTCACGGGCTCGCTTCAGTTCGACTACATGAGCGTCAGCAACGAGGACGGCGGTTCGGGCGGGAACAACAATTACCTGACGATCAGGACCGCGGGATTCGCCTGCGGCTATAATTACGTGCTCTCTCCCGCGTTTTCCGCTACGGCGACGGTGGGGCTGGGAGGGGCGTGGAGCACGCTCGAAATCACGGATACGGGAAGCAACGGTCCGCCGGCGATAATTCATACCGCGAAGACGGTGGACCCCTATCTCTCGCTGGCAGCGGGGCTCAAGTTCCAGTTCAGCCATCTCCAGATCACCACCGGTCTTTCCTGGAGGACCATCTTCTACTCCGACGTATTCATGAACATGACCGTGCTCTATTTCGGATTCGGGTTCATGCTCTAGCGCCCTGTTGCGGCCCTTTTTTTGATTGACAGGGTATACCCTGCAAGAATGCAATTATACATGGCGATCGGGGGAGCCCCGATTTTTTCAATTTTAAGGCGGCTTTATGACTTCCAGGAAATTGCAGGCAATCATCGACGAGGACAGGGAATATCTGTTCCAGAATTACGGCGACAGGCTCCCCGTGTGCTTCGTGCGCGGCGAGGGGGCATACCTCTACGACCAGGACGACCGGCGCTACCTGGATTTTTTCTGCGGCATCGCGGTGACCTCGCTGGGGCACGGCCTCCCGGCGTTTTCGAAAAAACTGCACGCGCAGCTGGGCAGGATCATCCACACCTCCAACTGGTTCTACAACCGCGAGCAGGCGGCGGCGGCGCGGCTGGTCTCCACCCTCGCGTTCAAGGGCCGCACGCTGTTCGTGAACAGCGGCACGGAGGCGAACGAGGCCGCCATTAAGCTCGCGCGCCGCTACGGGCAGGAGACGTCGCCTGAAAAATACGAGATCATATCCTTCGAGGGATCGTTCCATGGGCGAACGTTCGGGGGAATGTCGGCGACCGCGCAGGAGAAGATACGCAAGGGATTTGGTCCGATAGTGCCCGGCTTCAAGTACCTGCCCTTCAATGACACGGCGGCGCTCGAAAAAGAACTCTCCGGAAACCCGCGCGTGTGCGCCGTCATCACCGAGCTCGTCCAGGGCGAGGGCGGCATCCGCATCGCCGATACGCGATTCGTGAAATCGATGATCGCATCGTGTAAAAGGCACGGCGCGATCTCAATTATCGACGAGGTGCAGACGGGCGTGGGCAGGACCGGAACGGCATTCGCCTACCAGCATTACGGCGTCACCCCGGACGTCATCACCCTGGCCAAGGGGCTGGGCGGGGGCATCCCGGTCGGGGCGCTCCACGCACGGGGCGAGCTCATGCGGCTCTTCGAAAAAGGCGCGCACGGCACCACGTTCGGCGGAAATCATTTCGCGTGCGCGGCGGTCGAGGCGGTGCTCAAGGAGCTGGCCAAACCCGCGATGCTCAAAAAGGTGCGCGCGAGCGGCGAATACATCATGAAGCGCATGAACGACATGGCCGCTCGTTACCCCGTGATCCGCGAGGTGCGGGGGCTGGGTCTTCACATTGGCGTCGAGCTCGCGGTTCCCGGCGCGGCGCTCGTTAAAAAGGCGCTGGAAAGGGGGCTCGTGATCAACTGCACCGCGGACCGCGTCATCCGGATAATGCCTCCCCTCACGATCGGCCGGAAGGCGATCGACGAGGGGCTTGTAATACTCGAAAAACTATTATCCGGCGAGGTTGAAAAACCGTGAAAATACCGGCACTGGCGCACAAGGACCTGCTGTCCGTCAAGGACCTGTCGGCGAAGGAAATCATCGCGCTGTTCGATTTCGCCGCAAAACTGAAGAAGGCGCAGAAAACCGGGAAGCCCCACCGCCTTCTCGAGGGGAAGTCCCTTGCGATGATATTCGAGAAAACCTCGACGCGCACGCGCGTATCCTTCGAAATAGGGATGTACCAACTGGGAGGGTACGCCCTCTTCCTGAGCCACAACGACATCCAACTCGGCCGCGGTGAGTCCGTGGCCGACACGGCGCGCGTGCTCGCGCGGTACGCGGACGGCATAATGATACGGACCTTTTCGCACGGCAAGGTGATCGAGCTTGCCCGGATCGCCGACATACCGGTGATCAATGGCCTGTCGGACCTCTTCCATCCCTGCCAGGCCCTGAGCGACCTTTTCACGATCTACGAGCGTGAGCCCGGGTTCGCGGGAAGAAAGCTCGCCTATGTGGGGGACGGAAACAACGTGGCGCACTCGCTCATGCTGTGCGCGGCGATCCTGGGCATGGACATCGCTGTCGCGTCCCCGAAGGACTACCAGCCCGACCGGGAGGTGGTGAGCATCGCCTTCGGGCTGTGTTCGAAATCGGGATCGCACGTAACGGTCACGAGCGATATCGGCATGGCGGTCGAGAACGCGGATTACCTCTACACCGACGTGTGGACCAGCATGGGCCAGGAGCGCGAGGCGGCTAGGCGGCGCAAGGCGTTCCGCGATTACAAGATCACGCGCAAGCTCCTCGACAAGTGCGCCGACGGGTGCCGCGTCATGCACTGCCTGCCCGCGCACCGCGGTGAAGAGATCGAGGAGGAGGTCCTTGATTCCGAGGTCTCGATCGTGTTCGACCAGGCGGAGAACCGGCTGCACGTGCAGAAGGCGCTCCTGTGCGCGCTCATGGGTAAGTAACCGCGTACCGGGCGTAGTAAAGACGGGCCCGGCGGGCCGTCTCTACCACGCCCGGTACGTTATAAGGAGAACTGCAATGAAAATCAAAAAAGTCGTCCTCGCCTATAGCGGGGGGCTGGACACCTCGATCATCGTCCAGTGGCTTCGCGAAACATACGAGTGCGAGGTGATCTGCTTCGCCGCGGACGTGGGCCAGGCCGAGGAGCTTGACGGGCTCGAGCAGAAGGCGATAAACACGGGCGCGAGCAAGTGCTATATCGAAGACCTGCGCGAGGAGTTTGTGCGCGAATACGTGTTCAAGGCGGTCAAGGCGAACGCGATCTACGAGGACCGCTACCTGCTGGGCACGTCCCTGGCGCGCCCCATCATCGCGCAGAAACAGGTGGAGATCGCCCTCAGGGAAGGCGCCGACGCGGTGTGCCACGGCGCCACCGGCAAGGGAAACGACCAGGTGCGCTTCGAGATGACCTTCAAGGCGCTCGCGCCCAACCTCACGATCATAGCGCCCTGGCGCATCTGGGACCTGCATTCCCGGACGCTTCTCTTCGACTACGCCGAGAAGCACCACATCCCGGTACCGGTGAGCAAGGACAAGCCCTACAGCATGGACCGCAACCTCCTGCATATCTCCTACGAGGGCGGCATACTCGAGGACCCGTACCGTGAGCCGGACGAAGACATGTTCATACTCACGAAGTCCCCGGAAAGGGCACCCGACAAGCCCACCTACGTGGAGATCGGGTTCGAGCGCGGCAATCCTGTGTCGCTTGACGGCAAGGCGTATGGTCCGATAGAGCTTATGATGAAACTGAACACCCTCGCCGGTGAAAACGGCGTGGGACGCATCGATATCGTCGAAAACAGGCTCGTGGGCATCAAGTCGCGCGGCGTGTACGAGACGCCGGCGGGTACCGTCCTCTACACCGCGCATCGCGACCTGGAGTCCATTACCATAGACCGGGAAACGCAGCACCTCAAGGACAAGCTATCGCACGAGTACGCCACCCTTGTGTACAATGGCCTCTGGTTTACCCGGAAGCGCGAGTCCCTGGACGCCTTTATCGAGGAAACACAGAAGAACGTAACCGGCATGGTGCGGATGAAGCTCTACAAGGGCAACTGCATCGTCGTCGGCAGAAAATCTCCCGTGACCCTGTACGAGCCCGATATCGCGACCTTCGACAAGAGCGAGCTGTATGACCACAAGGACGCCAGCGGGTTCATGAACATCTACGGGCTGCCCATTAAGGTCGAAGCACTTCTGAACGAGAAAAGGGGAAAATGACGGCCCCCGCGGACCTGTTCGCGAGGCTCGACGAGGGCTTCGCCTCCCGCTGCGGCGACTTCGACTTGCAGCGGGCCGCGTGGGTGGAGCTGGCCGGCGAGTATCCCCCTTTCCTCGAACGCTACCGTGAGGCGGCGGGCCCGCTTCCATCGGGTATCGTTGCGCGGCGCTCGGGGGACCTGGGCCTGTCCATGCTCTGGATCGTGCAGGCCACGATTATCCGCGCCCTCCTCGCCGATCTCAGGAGCGCAGGCGACGCGGACAAGATCGCCGCACTCCTGGACATGCTGGAACACGACCGAATCGCCTCCCTCGCCCACTCAGAGGACGCGGCAAACCCCGTCACGGTGGAGCGCAGCGAAAGCAACGAGGCATGCGTGAGCGGCACCAAGAAATACATTACCGGGGGATACCTCTGCGATCTCGTCATCCTCACGATGCGTCTCGCCGGCGAGCAAAAGGTGTCGCGTGCCGCGGTCATTCCCGCGTATATTATTCCCGACGACGCCTTCGAGGAGCTTCATCTTGCCGCGCTTCGCTCGATGAGCCACACCCGCCTGACGCTCCGAAAATTTCTGATCCCCGAAAGCGACCTGTTCGCGATCGAAGGGGCGGACCTGCGCCGCGCCATTAAAAGGTGGGGCATCGTGGAGCGGGCACTCATCATGGAGGCGTTCATCGCCTTCTGCATGTACATGGGCGAGGCGCTTCCCGCCGGCGCGATTCCCAACCACGCGCTTGATGACCTGCAATCCCTGCTTACAGCCCAGTCGGCGACCACGAAGAGCGCGTACGACCAGGCGCGGGCCGGCGAGCGCGTCGACGAAAGATCGGCGGACCTTGCGTCCGTGCTGGCGCTCGCAGGCGCTATCCGCGATGCGCATAAAAAAACCGGCGACGCCAATAACGAGGGGTTGGCGGCGCGCCTCCAGGACCTGGACCTCTTCTCGCACCTGCGTGCGTAGTCCGGGAAAACCCCTTAAAGTACCGGGATTAATCCGACCGTTCCGCCGTGGAACCTTGTGTATCGGCACCCCATGTCTTTGACGTTTTTGCTCAACTCCAACTATCAGATCTTGTTTTTGGACAGTATTTGCCAATGAACCAGGTCCGATAATTACCCTGCCCTCATCTCCTTATATCCACCATCTCGTCATCTCCCATTGAAGGCACAACCAGAACTCGCGCCCTTTCGCGCACAGCCGAAAAAACACCGCACCCGGTGGAAAGTTCTTGCGGGATTGCATACTCGGTTTGATCATGGTCGAGGCGCACAAGCATCGATTATTATAGTCGCACGGACACGCCCTATGTTTAAAGATGTCGAAACTACCGTCCAGGCTCTTGAAACCCAGGAGTACATCTGCTCGCGCGAGATCGCGACAACCGTCTACCTCGCGATGAAGATGGAAAAGCCGGTGCTGGTAGAGGGGCCCGCGGGCGTGGGCAAGACCGAATTGGGCAAGTGCATCGCGGGGGCGCTGGGGATGGACCTGATACGCCTCCAGTGCTACGAGGGGCTCGACGAGGCCAAGGCACTCTACGAATGGGAATACGCGAAACAGCTTCTCTATACCCAGATACTAAAAGATAAGCTTTCGGCAATGCTTGAAAGCGAGAAGACGCTTACCGACGCGGTGAACCGACTGAGCGGCGAGGAAAACATATTCTTCTCCGAAAAATTCCTGATCGCCCGTCCCATCCTGCGCGCCATTACCTCTCCCAGCCCCACGCTGCTGCTCATAGACGAAATCGACAAGTCGGATTCCGAGTTCGAGGCCTTCCTGCTCGAGGTGCTGTCGGACTTCCAGGTGTCCATCCCGGAGATCGGGACCATAAAGGCCGGCAAGAAGCCTTTCGTGCTCCTGACTTCGAACAACGCCCGCGAGATGTCCGATGCGCTCAAGCGCCGCTGCCTTCACCTGTATATCAATTTCCCCTCCCGCGCGCTCGAGGAGAAGATCGTGTCCATTAAAGTGCCCGAGGCCGGTGAATTCCTTATCAAGGAGATGGTGGGCGCCGTGCACAAGATCCGCACGCTCCCGCTCAAGAAGGAACCCAGTATAAGCGAAACGCTCGACTGGGCAAAGGCGCTCGCGATACTGGGCTGCGAGGTGCTCAACGACACGGCCGCGATCGATACGCTGAACTTCATACTGAAATACGAAAAGGACATCGAGCTTGTAAAGAAGCACGCCAAAGAAGTATTCGTGCACTGATGGAACATCCCAGGATCACAAGGAAAATTCTCGAGTTCACCCGCGTGCTCAAGGACGCCGACGTCACCGTTTCGCCCACGGAGACAATCGACCTCATGAACGCCCTTCCCCTCGTTGACTTCACGGACAGGGTCCAGTTTCGCCAGACGCTCGCGACGACGCTGGTAAAAGACTACACCGACATACCCGTATTCAACCGCTGCTTCGAGGAGTTTTTCGAGAAGAAGGCCGGCAAGGACGGATCACTGGAAACCGCGCTCGCCGACCTGAGGGGACGCGAATCGGCGCAGCAGGACCTCGGCCTTTCTCCCGAGGAGTTAGAGAGCATGCAGGACGAGATCGACCGCTACCTGGAATCGCTCCCCGAGGAGCTTCTTCTCACCCGCTCGCCCCGCGAAATCCTGAACCTCATGCTCGAGGACCCGGCGGTCGCGACGTCGGGCGGGGGGCTTGGCATGATGCTCCTGAATGCGCGGGCGCGCGCGTCATCGGGAAGCGCGAACGAGCCCGACGAGGGAGAGGGCGGGAACAGGCTCGCGAACATCATTCTCCCGCGCATCAAGCGGCGCTTGCGCGAGCGGAATGTGGGAAACGCGATTCACAAGCGCGAGCAGTATCTCCTTAACAGGTTTCTCTACCAGCTGAAGCCCGCGGAGGTCCAGGAGATGCGGGAGCTCGTCAAGCGCTTCGGCCAGAAACTCAAGAACCGGATCTCGCTCAGGAAAAAGCGCATGAAGCGCGGCGGCCTGGACGTGAAACGCACCTTCCGGTCCAACCTCCCGCACGGCGGCATCCCCTTCAAGCTCTACTTCCGCAACCGGCGCATAGACCGGCCGCAGCTCGTGGTCATGTGCGATATCTCAAGCTCCGTGAACCAGTATTCCCGGTTCATGCTTCTTCTCACGTATACACTGCAGAGCCTCTTTTCCAAGGTGCGCACCTTCGCGTTCATCAGCCGCATGGTCGAAATCACGCCGCTGTTCATGGAGATGAACCCGGAGCGCGCCCTCAATTCCATCTTCACCGACACCGACTTTACGTACGGGTGGGGCTCCAATTACGGGCGCTGCTTCGACATTTTCATGAACGAGTACAGCGATTCCTGCACCCGCAAGACCACCGTGATAATCATCGGCGACGCACGGAACAACAACCAGGACCCCGGGCTCGACGCGTTCATCAGGATGAAGGAGCGCGTGCGCAACGTCTACTGGCTCAATCCCGAGAAGCGCCACCTTTGGGACTGGAGCGACAGCATCGCCTCGGTGTACGGCACCCACTGCACCGAGATGAAGGAAGTAAATAACTTCCTTGACCTTTCCGAATTCATCGACAAGCTGTTTACCAAGTAATTTCCCATGCCCATCTTCCGCATATTACGGGTGAAGCCCACCCTACGTTTCAAGCTTATCGCGAGCATCGTGTCCGTGGTGCTTATAATAGGCGTGTCATCGGTGTGGCTGGGCCTGCGCATCATCAACAACAACATCGTGGGCCAGGCATACGACCAGGTTCAGAACGATCTCAAGACCGCGCAGTTCATTTACGACGGAAAGATCAATGTCATCCACCTGTTCATGAAACACCTGGCGTCGCTTCCCTATATAAAGGACGCGGTACTGGGCGACAACAGGGTCCTTCTTATCAACAAGCTTCAGGAGGTCGAAAAGGAGCTTGGCCTCGATATCGTGAACATTACGGCCCCGGACGGACGCGTGATAGTCCGTTCCCGCAACCCGCGCGTCGCGGGAGACTACGTATCCGACGACATCTTCATCCGGTTCATCCTCGAAAACGGAATTTCCTGCTCGGGAACCGATATCATGAGCCGCGAGTATCTCCTGCGCGAGGGAGAGGATCTGGCGAACCAGGCGTATATCCAATTCGTGCCCACGGCGATGTCCCGCGCCGCGGCTTCGCTCAACGAGGAGCGCGGCATGGTGATCAAGGCGGCCGCGCCGATCTATTACGAGGGGAAATTAATCGCGATCATCTACGGCGCAAAACTCCTGAATAAAAACTACGAGATTGTCGACCAGATCAAGAGCCTGGTTTTCAAGGATGAAAAATACGAGGGCTATGAGTACGGCACCGCGACCATCTTCCTCGAGGATATGCGCATTTCGACGAACGTGCTCATCAGCCGCACCCGTGCGATCGGCACCAAGGTCTCGGAAGAAGTCTACGACCGGGTATTCACGCAGGGAAGGCTGTGGCTCGACAAGGCATTCGTCGTGAACAACTGGTAC encodes:
- the argF gene encoding ornithine carbamoyltransferase, whose product is MAHKDLLSVKDLSAKEIIALFDFAAKLKKAQKTGKPHRLLEGKSLAMIFEKTSTRTRVSFEIGMYQLGGYALFLSHNDIQLGRGESVADTARVLARYADGIMIRTFSHGKVIELARIADIPVINGLSDLFHPCQALSDLFTIYEREPGFAGRKLAYVGDGNNVAHSLMLCAAILGMDIAVASPKDYQPDREVVSIAFGLCSKSGSHVTVTSDIGMAVENADYLYTDVWTSMGQEREAARRRKAFRDYKITRKLLDKCADGCRVMHCLPAHRGEEIEEEVLDSEVSIVFDQAENRLHVQKALLCALMGK
- a CDS encoding acyl-CoA dehydrogenase; amino-acid sequence: MDFNLSEEQQMVKDMCRKFADNELAPKAAEYDKSHAFPWEHVKKLGEMGMMGVVYPEEYNGSGMDYVCYAIAVEELSRGCASTGVIVSAHNSLCLSPIYYFGTEAQKKKYLSKLCTGEWLGCFGLTEPSAGSDAAGTKTTAELKNGKWVLNGTKNFITNGGVANVAVAIAVTEKGIGHKGLTFFIIENTTPGYSVGKSEDKLGICASSTTELIFDNCEIPEENILGKKGEGFKVAMHTLDGGRVGIAAQALGIAQAALDASAKYAKERVQFNQPIAKNQAIQWMLADMATEIQASRLLVYQAAQLLTEGHGDRRKASKFAAMAKLYASEASHRVTHKAIQIFGGYGYVKDYPAERYYRDSRITEIYEGTSEIQRLVIASNVLAEY
- the argJ gene encoding bifunctional glutamate N-acetyltransferase/amino-acid acetyltransferase ArgJ, producing MKILDGGLELVPGYTFSAIECGIKYAGRLDFSLIFSEKPCRAAGAFTTNRIFAAPVRLCRERIGGTVHGVLINATNANACTGDEGYRNAVALTRETALKLAVPADSLLMASTGVIGVQLPADKMRASVPSLVGGLSREAGAVVPRAIMTTDTYPKAAAASFETSAGAFTIAGTAKGVGMIAPNMATLLAFLVTDAPLAGPVMDGVFGRCIARSLNAITIDGDMSTNDTAILLAPRADAPLGDPRDAEAFEEALLYVLTRLAELLVRDGEGATKFVTVDVTRAESDDDARRAARSIAESLLVKTALFGNDPNWGRIACAAGYSGAALSEDTLSVSINGVLLLSRGVPQAVNRKEVIEKMSVKDLIIELDIGRGTGSARFYTSDISYDYVKINAEYTT
- a CDS encoding DUF2384 domain-containing protein, coding for MSLSCMSDDIISRNIMNYDFLHYMYKLPPKVVSSIHNDNELIEVIRNKFTADNARNFINFSELSLNEWSTILPISKRTLQRELEKKHKILEFKVTETFVEIGEIYSIGLEAFDENKERFNNWLNTENAYFNHKKPIEIMDSHKGRDLIKAELNRIEYSEFS
- a CDS encoding RES domain-containing protein, with amino-acid sequence MVLYRVSKLRHADDLSGKGAELPGGRWNKKGYPAIYLAENISLAILETIVHCQCINDLHNRLILSFEVPDSSIKVYNRSLLPPDWNSIPWNNYTIENGTIWLESRETLLLKVPSSIVPNENIFILNPKHVDFQNVRIINREILQPDNRLVLAQT
- a CDS encoding aspartate aminotransferase family protein, with product MTSRKLQAIIDEDREYLFQNYGDRLPVCFVRGEGAYLYDQDDRRYLDFFCGIAVTSLGHGLPAFSKKLHAQLGRIIHTSNWFYNREQAAAARLVSTLAFKGRTLFVNSGTEANEAAIKLARRYGQETSPEKYEIISFEGSFHGRTFGGMSATAQEKIRKGFGPIVPGFKYLPFNDTAALEKELSGNPRVCAVITELVQGEGGIRIADTRFVKSMIASCKRHGAISIIDEVQTGVGRTGTAFAYQHYGVTPDVITLAKGLGGGIPVGALHARGELMRLFEKGAHGTTFGGNHFACAAVEAVLKELAKPAMLKKVRASGEYIMKRMNDMAARYPVIREVRGLGLHIGVELAVPGAALVKKALERGLVINCTADRVIRIMPPLTIGRKAIDEGLVILEKLLSGEVEKP